The proteins below come from a single Anderseniella sp. Alg231-50 genomic window:
- a CDS encoding imelysin family protein translates to MKKRLITASLAAMAVFAPVQAATAADASSVIATYSDIAAAKYGDALTTAQTLKTAVDAFVAAPSAESLAAARTAWLAARVPYQQTEVYRFGNAIVDDWEGKVNAWPLDEGLIDYVDPAGYGDSSDENPFYTVNVVANKSVTAGGKTIDATKITPAVLESLQEVGGVEANVATGYHAIEFLLWGQDNNGTKPGAGNRPHTDFDTANCTGGNCDRRADYLKAATDLLIKDLEDMAANWSADGAARKTLAEGKANAGLKAVLTGMGSLSYGELAGERMKLGLLLHDPEEEHDCFSDNTHNSHLYDVIGIENVYLGKYQRTDGSVVEGASLSDLVKAKDAALDTELREKIADTVSRMQVMAKRAEAGESYDQMIGEGNEEGNAVVQAAIDALVAQTRTIEKVVAALDLKIEVEGSDSLDNPSAVDQSQ, encoded by the coding sequence ATGAAAAAACGTCTGATCACAGCATCACTTGCAGCCATGGCGGTGTTTGCCCCGGTACAGGCAGCCACGGCTGCCGATGCATCCTCGGTGATCGCAACATATTCTGACATTGCCGCTGCCAAATACGGTGATGCGCTGACAACCGCCCAAACCCTCAAGACGGCTGTCGATGCCTTTGTCGCGGCACCTTCGGCTGAAAGTCTTGCTGCAGCACGTACCGCGTGGCTTGCGGCCCGCGTGCCTTACCAGCAGACCGAAGTGTACCGGTTCGGCAATGCCATCGTCGACGACTGGGAAGGCAAGGTGAACGCATGGCCGCTCGATGAAGGACTGATCGACTATGTCGACCCGGCAGGGTATGGCGACAGTTCGGACGAAAACCCTTTCTACACGGTCAACGTTGTGGCCAACAAGTCTGTCACTGCAGGTGGCAAGACGATTGATGCGACCAAGATCACGCCCGCTGTTCTGGAAAGCCTGCAGGAAGTCGGCGGCGTCGAAGCGAACGTGGCCACCGGCTACCACGCCATCGAGTTCCTGTTATGGGGCCAGGACAACAACGGCACCAAACCCGGTGCCGGCAATCGCCCGCACACCGATTTTGACACCGCCAATTGCACCGGCGGCAACTGCGACCGCCGCGCTGATTATCTCAAAGCTGCCACGGATCTCCTGATCAAGGACCTTGAGGATATGGCTGCAAACTGGTCGGCAGACGGAGCCGCCCGCAAGACCCTGGCCGAAGGCAAGGCAAACGCGGGGCTGAAGGCAGTCCTGACCGGCATGGGATCGCTGTCATACGGTGAACTTGCCGGTGAGCGGATGAAGCTCGGGCTGCTGCTGCATGACCCTGAAGAAGAGCATGACTGTTTTTCCGACAACACCCACAACTCGCACCTGTATGACGTCATCGGTATTGAGAATGTCTACCTGGGCAAGTACCAGCGTACTGACGGGTCAGTTGTCGAGGGTGCCTCCCTGTCCGATCTGGTCAAGGCAAAGGATGCCGCACTGGACACCGAACTGCGTGAAAAAATCGCCGATACCGTATCCAGGATGCAGGTCATGGCCAAGCGTGCCGAAGCCGGTGAAAGCTACGATCAGATGATCGGCGAAGGCAACGAGGAGGGCAATGCGGTCGTCCAGGCCGCAATTGACGCGCTGGTGGCCCAGACCCGCACAATCGAAAAAGTCGTCGCGGCTCTCGATCTCAAGATCGAAGTTGAGGGATCCGACAGCCTGGACAACCCGTCCGCCGTCGATCAGTCGCAGTAA
- a CDS encoding enolase C-terminal domain-like protein produces MKITRVRATPVNVPLEAAYVWSYGALPGFTQTIIEVETDAGLTGIGEAPSAAAAQVINASFAEALAGCDPIDITGCELRCLPSTRGVQSVSELAMTAIWGGVEMALWDLRGKAWNQPVYQLLGGAVRKDIAFTEYFAYRLAGNGKGGEASAEAVADYCARMKQEHGSTLFEGKVSDAEPAAAIRLATAVRKAIGDDALMRADSNHAYSVATARTLAPAFEELGIDCWEDPVGTYEDMARLRPHTRLALSSHNTDFPKAVSLGVPDNIVTNIAGHGGFTATLKFIGACEKMGIGFWCYSGDSGVATAAYMHLCASQSWITKPNQSLLRMQPHDVIEEGPFRPKNNVVRVPEGPGLGVTLSQEKLKFLHQHFLDNGAMNKYHNPADPGRYVRLPLA; encoded by the coding sequence ATGAAAATCACCCGTGTCCGCGCCACGCCCGTTAATGTGCCGCTGGAGGCAGCCTATGTCTGGTCATATGGTGCGTTGCCGGGCTTTACCCAGACCATCATCGAGGTGGAAACCGATGCCGGTCTGACCGGTATCGGCGAAGCGCCTTCCGCCGCTGCAGCGCAGGTAATCAACGCGAGCTTTGCCGAGGCGCTGGCCGGGTGCGATCCGATTGACATCACTGGTTGTGAACTGCGCTGCCTGCCGTCCACGCGTGGCGTACAGTCAGTGTCCGAGCTCGCCATGACGGCGATTTGGGGCGGCGTCGAGATGGCGCTGTGGGACCTGCGCGGCAAGGCTTGGAACCAGCCGGTATATCAGTTGCTGGGCGGTGCGGTGCGCAAGGACATCGCATTCACCGAGTACTTTGCCTATCGCCTTGCCGGGAATGGCAAGGGCGGAGAGGCCAGTGCTGAAGCCGTGGCGGACTACTGCGCGCGCATGAAGCAGGAGCACGGCTCCACACTGTTCGAGGGCAAGGTATCTGATGCCGAGCCTGCCGCTGCCATCAGGCTTGCCACCGCTGTCAGAAAGGCAATCGGCGATGATGCGCTGATGCGGGCTGATTCCAACCACGCCTATTCCGTTGCCACGGCGCGCACGCTGGCCCCGGCATTTGAGGAACTCGGTATCGACTGCTGGGAGGACCCGGTCGGCACCTATGAGGACATGGCCCGTCTGCGGCCGCACACGCGGCTGGCGCTCTCGTCTCACAACACCGACTTTCCCAAGGCGGTGTCGCTAGGCGTGCCGGACAATATCGTCACCAATATTGCCGGTCATGGCGGCTTCACTGCCACGTTGAAATTCATCGGCGCATGCGAAAAAATGGGTATCGGGTTCTGGTGTTATTCCGGCGACAGCGGCGTGGCGACAGCGGCCTACATGCACCTGTGCGCGTCGCAGAGCTGGATCACCAAACCGAACCAGTCGCTGCTCAGGATGCAGCCCCATGATGTGATCGAGGAAGGCCCGTTCCGACCGAAGAACAATGTCGTAAGGGTGCCGGAGGGGCCGGGACTGGGCGTGACCCTGTCACAGGAGAAGCTAAAGTTCCTGCATCAGCACTTCCTCGATAACGGTGCCATGAACAAATATCACAACCCTGCCGATCCCGGCCGGTATGTCAGATTGCCGCTGGCTTAG
- a CDS encoding TRAP transporter substrate-binding protein DctP: protein MKRLFASVMAALVIAVSSVAAMAADTTLRISLQLPLKSHLGQNLVLFKEEVEKNSGGKVEVQIYDSAQLYKDKEVPQAVGSGSIEMGVASLTRFVGDVPAVDIFYVPFMFNSEELVRKAIAPDSPVRMMLDEAIMGTGSRVLWWQAYGGAILLSKGAPVKTPDDMKNKKVRVFGKTLGAFTEAAGGSPTLISGSEQYLAYQRGTVDIGMTGVSGVKSRKLWEVMDHITVTNHADIEFIVLVNEKFWQGLPEDTRKVISAAARKAELAVRDNVSEIEQNAYVEAKKNGMTVYTPTAEEVAAWRKTAQPVIDGYKAASGELGAKVLQAAQSLK from the coding sequence ATGAAACGCCTATTTGCATCCGTGATGGCAGCTTTGGTGATTGCCGTCTCCTCGGTGGCCGCAATGGCTGCCGACACAACACTTCGTATCTCGCTACAGCTGCCGCTGAAGAGCCATCTCGGCCAGAACCTGGTGCTGTTCAAGGAAGAGGTGGAGAAGAACTCCGGCGGCAAGGTCGAGGTCCAGATTTACGATTCAGCCCAGCTCTACAAGGACAAGGAAGTGCCGCAGGCAGTTGGGTCTGGCTCCATTGAAATGGGTGTCGCCTCACTGACCCGGTTTGTCGGCGACGTACCGGCGGTTGATATTTTCTACGTGCCGTTCATGTTCAATTCCGAGGAGCTGGTACGCAAGGCAATCGCGCCCGACAGCCCGGTCAGGATGATGCTTGATGAAGCCATAATGGGCACTGGGTCGCGGGTATTGTGGTGGCAGGCTTATGGCGGAGCAATCCTGTTGTCCAAGGGTGCACCGGTAAAGACACCGGATGACATGAAGAACAAGAAAGTGCGGGTTTTTGGCAAAACTCTTGGTGCATTTACCGAAGCCGCCGGCGGGTCCCCGACACTGATTTCAGGTTCCGAACAATATCTTGCCTACCAGCGCGGCACCGTCGACATCGGCATGACGGGCGTGTCCGGAGTCAAGTCGCGCAAACTGTGGGAAGTCATGGACCATATCACCGTGACCAACCATGCCGACATCGAGTTCATCGTGCTGGTCAACGAGAAATTCTGGCAGGGCCTGCCGGAAGATACCCGCAAGGTGATTTCGGCCGCCGCCCGCAAAGCCGAACTGGCCGTGCGTGACAATGTGAGCGAAATCGAACAGAACGCCTATGTCGAAGCCAAGAAGAACGGCATGACCGTTTACACACCGACTGCCGAAGAGGTGGCAGCCTGGAGAAAAACGGCCCAACCGGTCATTGATGGTTACAAGGCCGCCTCCGGCGAGCTTGGTGCCAAGGTGTTGCAGGCAGCACAGTCGCTGAAGTAA
- a CDS encoding TRAP transporter small permease subunit, whose translation MNFSDKTIDWLGAAAAWLFFATGMLLTWEVVARYVFSAPTIWAAEISQMFLIWGMYIALPHTIARRKNINIELLYERLPGWAQRFCDLVSVVFTGFFCIVVFWFGWEIAWDSFVRGRSTGTMLNIPNWWTEMVIPLGFGLSVLVCAADLFKLARGKPVAKPAGTGEH comes from the coding sequence GTGAATTTCTCGGACAAAACAATAGACTGGCTGGGTGCTGCTGCAGCCTGGCTGTTCTTTGCAACCGGCATGTTGCTGACCTGGGAAGTCGTGGCGCGCTATGTGTTTTCCGCTCCCACCATCTGGGCTGCTGAAATATCCCAGATGTTCCTGATCTGGGGCATGTACATCGCCCTGCCGCATACCATCGCCCGGCGCAAGAACATCAATATCGAGTTGTTGTATGAACGGTTGCCGGGCTGGGCGCAGCGGTTTTGCGACCTGGTGAGCGTCGTGTTTACGGGGTTTTTCTGTATCGTCGTGTTCTGGTTCGGTTGGGAAATCGCCTGGGACAGTTTCGTTCGCGGCCGGTCCACCGGCACCATGCTGAACATTCCCAACTGGTGGACCGAAATGGTCATTCCGCTGGGTTTCGGCCTGTCGGTCCTGGTGTGTGCGGCTGACCTGTTCAAGCTGGCACGCGGCAAGCCAGTTGCCAAACCAGCCGGCACGGGCGAGCACTAG
- a CDS encoding TRAP transporter large permease subunit — MTTILILLALFTLLLMRVPVAFALGGLGLVLLLMGGFSPLMAPQSMLGTIDNFVLLAVPLFLLMSNVLLKGGVGRDLFAAVQAWVGHLPGGLAIATVISCGIFAAISGSSVATAATIGTVAIPEMSQRGYPRPFVLGLLAAGGTLGILIPPSIPMIVYGFITEESVIKLFLAGIGPGLILMALFIGFSMIYAWLSPQCQSSPKASWTERRDTGLRALPALGLAGLIIWGIYWGVFTPTEAAAIGFAASLIITGFILRTLTWETLKEAVTQSMVTTVTILLIVAGAKVFGKAISLYRIPQDVSFFISQNFSEAWLFILVVGAVLVLMGLFLEALSMMLIMVPVLAPSLLGLGIDPIWFGVFFVIMIECALITPPVGLNLYVIQAVGKASMQEVAKGVWPFLALMLFTVFLIYEFPDLAMYIPFKL, encoded by the coding sequence ATGACCACCATCTTGATCCTGCTGGCCCTGTTTACCCTGCTGCTGATGCGGGTACCGGTGGCATTTGCGCTTGGCGGCCTCGGCCTGGTGCTGTTGCTGATGGGCGGGTTCTCGCCCCTGATGGCGCCGCAGAGTATGCTCGGCACAATCGACAACTTCGTGCTGCTGGCCGTGCCGCTGTTCCTTTTGATGTCCAATGTGCTTTTGAAAGGCGGTGTCGGACGCGACCTGTTTGCCGCGGTGCAGGCCTGGGTCGGACACCTGCCCGGCGGGCTGGCCATAGCCACGGTGATATCCTGCGGCATCTTTGCCGCCATCTCCGGCTCATCCGTGGCGACCGCGGCCACCATCGGCACCGTCGCCATTCCGGAAATGAGCCAGCGAGGCTATCCGCGGCCGTTTGTACTGGGCCTGCTGGCGGCCGGCGGGACGCTGGGCATCCTGATCCCGCCGTCAATTCCGATGATCGTCTACGGCTTCATCACCGAGGAATCGGTCATCAAGCTGTTCCTGGCGGGTATCGGGCCGGGCCTGATACTGATGGCGCTGTTTATTGGGTTTTCGATGATTTATGCATGGTTGTCGCCACAGTGCCAGTCCTCCCCCAAGGCAAGCTGGACAGAACGGCGCGATACGGGCCTGCGCGCCTTGCCTGCATTGGGACTGGCCGGCCTTATCATCTGGGGCATCTACTGGGGTGTTTTCACACCTACTGAAGCTGCGGCAATAGGCTTCGCGGCATCATTGATCATTACCGGCTTCATCCTGCGCACCCTGACCTGGGAAACCCTGAAAGAAGCGGTCACGCAGTCCATGGTGACAACCGTCACCATCCTGCTGATCGTTGCCGGCGCCAAAGTGTTCGGCAAAGCCATTTCGCTGTACCGCATCCCGCAGGACGTGTCGTTTTTCATCTCGCAGAATTTTTCCGAAGCCTGGCTGTTCATTCTTGTCGTGGGCGCGGTGCTGGTATTGATGGGTCTGTTCCTGGAAGCGCTGTCGATGATGCTGATCATGGTGCCGGTGCTCGCACCTTCGCTGCTCGGCCTCGGCATAGACCCGATCTGGTTTGGCGTGTTCTTTGTCATCATGATCGAATGCGCCCTGATCACGCCGCCGGTGGGGCTGAACCTTTATGTGATACAAGCGGTCGGCAAGGCCTCCATGCAGGAAGTGGCAAAAGGCGTTTGGCCGTTTCTGGCCCTGATGCTGTTCACCGTGTTCCTGATCTACGAGTTCCCGGACCTTGCCATGTACATTCCGTTCAAACTTTAG
- a CDS encoding isocitrate lyase/phosphoenolpyruvate mutase family protein codes for MTNLSPAARLKQLLAEDTCHVMPCCWDALSAKMIGDAGFGFTFMSGFAVSASRIGAPDTGLISFGEMLDQGRNICAATDIPVIGDGDTGYGNALNVRRTVEQYARAGFGAVMIEDQVSPKRCGHTKGKLVVAREEAFNRIRAAVDAREAGADIMILARTDARHGHGLDEAIDRAKGFSDLGADILFVEAPQSETEMARLTSEAAGIHMANLVEGGATPILHPDRLHELGYNFAAYPLTLMSAAMKAIQASLAEMARREHPADRLLDFADLRKAVGFDAYYEAEAAYSDTRD; via the coding sequence ATGACCAACCTGTCTCCCGCCGCCCGACTGAAACAACTGCTGGCTGAAGATACCTGCCACGTGATGCCGTGCTGCTGGGATGCGCTGAGTGCGAAGATGATCGGCGACGCGGGCTTTGGCTTCACCTTCATGTCGGGCTTTGCCGTGTCTGCATCGCGCATCGGCGCGCCTGATACGGGATTGATCTCATTCGGCGAAATGCTGGACCAGGGCCGCAACATCTGTGCCGCGACCGACATCCCGGTGATCGGTGACGGCGACACCGGTTACGGAAATGCGCTCAATGTGCGACGCACGGTCGAGCAATATGCCCGTGCCGGATTTGGCGCCGTCATGATCGAGGATCAGGTGTCACCCAAAAGATGCGGCCACACCAAGGGGAAGCTGGTTGTCGCGCGCGAAGAGGCATTCAACCGGATCAGGGCCGCGGTTGATGCGCGCGAGGCCGGTGCCGACATCATGATACTGGCGCGCACAGACGCCCGTCACGGGCACGGTCTGGATGAAGCCATCGACCGGGCCAAGGGGTTTTCGGACCTGGGCGCGGATATATTGTTTGTCGAAGCACCTCAGTCTGAAACCGAAATGGCGCGACTGACAAGCGAAGCAGCGGGCATTCACATGGCCAACCTGGTCGAGGGCGGCGCAACACCGATACTACATCCTGACCGCCTGCACGAACTGGGCTATAATTTTGCCGCCTACCCGCTGACGCTGATGTCGGCTGCCATGAAAGCCATCCAGGCATCGCTTGCCGAGATGGCGCGCCGCGAACACCCCGCCGACCGCCTGCTGGACTTTGCCGACCTGCGCAAGGCGGTTGGATTTGATGCCTATTATGAAGCCGAAGCGGCGTATTCTGACACCCGGGACTGA
- a CDS encoding cyclic nucleotide-binding domain-containing protein, with protein sequence MPEKDNRDMKPSIHEAVTPQQRRDVYRFRYDIYVEEMGRYRSVADHDQRIFAEPEDETARLYYATDGEQIVATMRHNWGGDAPLCARQIEQYDLARFLEEIPCDQMIVGERFMVAPSQRGTDLIFRLFQTYLNFVNEHRIQLIFGDCEPHLLNLYLGMGFRTYAERNVNSTETGYLVPLVMVPEDITYMKQVKSPFVSLLQDYGDAAKVPGCLPELLSSGRLVMSQALTPQKEYQSEIDHAIRLAENPTHLFDGLSEEECQRCLSKSNAIECMAGDHLIKSGNVAQNMFAVLSGTLEVRNRDRVVDVCCSGDIVGEMAFLLESPRAADVYVATDGTRVLSLSESNLKKLAVNEPQLAAKLLLNLSKLLCYKLQRVG encoded by the coding sequence ATGCCTGAGAAAGACAACCGCGACATGAAACCGAGCATCCATGAAGCAGTCACCCCGCAACAACGCCGCGATGTGTATCGCTTCCGCTATGACATCTATGTCGAGGAGATGGGCAGGTACCGCTCGGTCGCCGACCATGACCAGCGCATTTTCGCAGAACCTGAGGACGAGACCGCCCGGCTGTACTATGCCACGGACGGCGAGCAGATCGTTGCCACCATGCGCCATAACTGGGGCGGCGATGCACCCTTGTGCGCCCGGCAGATCGAGCAATACGACCTTGCCCGGTTTCTTGAGGAAATCCCGTGCGACCAGATGATTGTTGGCGAGCGCTTCATGGTTGCCCCGAGCCAGCGCGGCACCGACCTGATTTTCCGGCTGTTTCAGACCTACCTGAATTTCGTCAATGAACATCGCATCCAGTTGATATTCGGCGACTGCGAACCTCATTTGCTCAATCTCTATCTGGGCATGGGTTTTCGCACCTATGCCGAGAGGAACGTCAACAGTACCGAAACCGGATACCTCGTCCCGCTGGTCATGGTGCCGGAAGACATCACTTACATGAAGCAGGTGAAGTCGCCGTTCGTGAGCCTATTGCAGGACTATGGTGATGCCGCGAAAGTGCCCGGCTGCCTGCCGGAGTTATTGTCTTCCGGCCGGTTGGTCATGAGCCAGGCGCTGACGCCGCAAAAAGAGTATCAGTCGGAAATCGACCATGCCATCCGGCTGGCTGAAAACCCGACCCACCTGTTTGACGGCCTGAGCGAAGAAGAATGCCAGCGCTGCCTGTCCAAGAGCAATGCGATCGAATGCATGGCCGGTGATCATCTCATCAAGAGTGGCAACGTGGCCCAGAACATGTTTGCGGTATTGTCCGGTACACTGGAAGTTCGCAACCGCGACCGGGTCGTGGACGTGTGCTGCAGCGGTGACATTGTCGGTGAAATGGCATTTCTGCTGGAAAGCCCGCGGGCAGCGGATGTCTATGTTGCGACCGACGGCACTCGGGTCCTGTCGCTGAGCGAGAGCAACCTGAAAAAGCTGGCCGTAAATGAACCGCAACTGGCGGCAAAACTGCTTCTCAACCTGTCAAAGCTGCTGTGTTACAAGCTGCAGCGCGTGGGGTGA
- a CDS encoding dipeptide ABC transporter ATP-binding protein — MAKENSSQPVLDIRGLSVTLPEGADREFAIEDISLTVGRGEIVCVVGESGSGKSVSAQTVMGLIPRKELNPVAGEVMLQGEDLLKKSEIELRELRGVKMAMIFQEPMTALNPVMQVGDQIGEMLEIHTSMSASERHERIIEVMNDVGLPDVNQMVDSYPHQLSGGQRQRIMIAMALALEPALLIADEPTTALDVTTQAQILDLIKDIQKRHGTGVMFITHDFGVVAEIADRVVVMQNGNVVEQGTAKQVLTKPREPYTKMLIGSVPSLTPPKRKAITAGEPILATKGLEKIYGALGWFGGGRVVHAAKQVELEVRRGETLGVVGESGSGKSTVARCIVRLIDPTSGEVLIDGQNIAEMSQSELRSYRRNVQVVFQDPYRSLNPRRTVGQSIVEGPMNFGTSQEEALERARDLMEIVGLSPHALDRFPHQFSGGQRQRICIARALAMEPKVLIADEAVSALDVSVQAQVLKLLDDVRKRFDLAMLFITHDLRVAAQICDRIMVMQQGEVVEQGLTASVYAKPSHPYTKLLLDAAPGRDSFAAG, encoded by the coding sequence ATGGCAAAAGAGAACTCCTCACAACCGGTGCTGGATATTCGCGGCCTGTCGGTAACCCTGCCGGAAGGCGCGGACCGGGAGTTTGCCATCGAGGACATTTCGCTCACCGTCGGCCGTGGTGAAATCGTCTGCGTGGTGGGCGAGTCCGGGTCGGGCAAGTCGGTGAGTGCGCAAACCGTCATGGGCCTGATACCGCGCAAGGAACTGAACCCGGTTGCCGGTGAAGTCATGCTGCAGGGAGAGGACCTGCTCAAGAAGTCGGAAATCGAACTGCGCGAGTTGCGCGGCGTGAAAATGGCGATGATCTTCCAGGAACCGATGACGGCGCTCAACCCGGTCATGCAGGTTGGCGACCAGATCGGTGAAATGCTGGAAATCCATACATCCATGTCGGCGTCCGAACGCCACGAGCGCATCATCGAGGTGATGAACGATGTCGGCCTGCCCGATGTAAACCAGATGGTAGACAGCTATCCGCATCAATTGTCCGGCGGCCAGCGCCAGCGCATCATGATCGCCATGGCGCTTGCACTGGAACCGGCATTGCTGATTGCCGATGAGCCGACCACAGCACTTGATGTGACGACGCAGGCGCAGATCCTCGACCTGATCAAGGATATCCAGAAACGCCACGGCACCGGGGTGATGTTCATTACCCATGACTTTGGCGTGGTAGCCGAAATTGCCGACCGGGTCGTGGTCATGCAGAACGGTAATGTGGTTGAACAGGGGACCGCAAAGCAGGTGCTGACGAAGCCCCGCGAGCCATATACCAAGATGCTGATTGGCTCAGTCCCCAGCCTGACGCCGCCCAAGCGAAAGGCCATCACCGCCGGCGAGCCGATACTGGCAACCAAGGGTCTTGAAAAGATTTATGGCGCGCTCGGGTGGTTTGGCGGCGGCCGCGTTGTTCACGCCGCCAAGCAGGTGGAACTGGAAGTCCGGCGCGGCGAGACCCTTGGCGTGGTTGGTGAATCCGGCTCCGGCAAGTCGACCGTGGCCCGCTGTATCGTGCGCCTGATCGATCCGACCAGCGGCGAGGTGCTGATCGATGGCCAGAACATTGCGGAAATGTCCCAGTCGGAACTGCGTTCCTATCGCCGCAATGTTCAGGTGGTATTTCAGGACCCGTATCGCTCGCTGAACCCGCGCCGCACCGTTGGTCAGTCGATCGTCGAGGGCCCGATGAATTTCGGCACCTCGCAGGAAGAGGCCCTGGAGCGGGCCCGTGACCTGATGGAGATCGTCGGTTTGTCACCGCATGCGCTTGACCGGTTCCCGCACCAGTTTTCCGGTGGCCAGCGCCAGCGTATCTGTATTGCCAGGGCACTGGCCATGGAGCCGAAAGTGCTGATTGCCGACGAGGCGGTATCCGCGCTTGACGTGTCGGTTCAGGCCCAGGTGCTGAAACTGCTCGATGATGTGCGCAAGCGCTTTGACCTGGCCATGCTGTTCATTACCCATGACCTCAGGGTGGCGGCACAGATCTGCGACCGGATCATGGTCATGCAGCAGGGCGAAGTTGTCGAGCAGGGACTGACGGCCAGTGTTTATGCCAAGCCATCCCACCCTTACACAAAGCTGCTGCTTGATGCCGCACCGGGACGCGACTCGTTCGCGGCAGGTTGA
- a CDS encoding ABC transporter permease — MWKHPSVFWGGLLLAIMVLVAVFGPLLTADPVAINPIKRLKVPSAEFWFGTDYLGRNVYSRVIYGARVSLVVGLAVAIVAVVLGLVTGLISGYMRWLDAIIMRVMDGLMAIPGILLAIALISLSGATLFTVIIAIVIPEIPRVVRLVRSVVLTVREEPYVEAAIAAGTRTHLILVRHILPNTIAPLIVQATYICGSAMLTESILGFLGAGIPPEIPSWGNIMSEGRTYFQLSPWIIFFPGIALALTVLAVNTVGDGLRDTLDPRIARKM; from the coding sequence ATGTGGAAGCATCCGTCGGTTTTCTGGGGCGGGCTGCTGTTGGCGATCATGGTGCTTGTCGCCGTGTTCGGGCCGCTGCTGACGGCTGATCCGGTGGCCATCAATCCAATCAAGCGGCTGAAAGTGCCGTCTGCGGAATTCTGGTTCGGTACCGATTATCTTGGCCGCAATGTGTATTCCCGTGTCATCTACGGAGCACGTGTCTCGCTGGTGGTCGGCCTCGCCGTGGCGATAGTTGCGGTTGTACTCGGCCTGGTCACGGGCCTGATATCCGGTTACATGCGCTGGCTCGATGCCATCATCATGCGGGTGATGGACGGGCTGATGGCGATCCCCGGTATTCTGCTGGCGATCGCCCTGATTTCCCTGTCCGGCGCCACCTTGTTCACCGTCATCATCGCCATTGTCATCCCGGAAATTCCCAGGGTGGTGCGGCTGGTGCGTTCCGTCGTGCTGACCGTGCGTGAAGAACCTTATGTTGAAGCCGCCATTGCCGCCGGCACCCGCACCCACTTGATACTGGTGCGCCATATCCTGCCCAACACCATCGCCCCGCTGATCGTGCAGGCGACCTATATCTGCGGTTCCGCCATGCTGACGGAATCCATACTGGGTTTCCTGGGAGCAGGCATTCCGCCGGAAATTCCGAGCTGGGGAAACATCATGTCGGAAGGCCGGACCTATTTCCAGCTGTCGCCGTGGATCATCTTCTTCCCCGGCATCGCCCTGGCGCTGACCGTGCTGGCGGTAAATACCGTGGGCGATGGTTTGCGAGACACGCTTGATCCACGCATTGCGAGGAAGATGTGA
- a CDS encoding ABC transporter permease subunit, whose protein sequence is MVFYILKRILATIPVMGVVALFVFLMLRLSPGDPAAVIAGDYATTEDILRIRENLGLNDPIVVQFTKWIGQLVQGDLGISIFTNLPVTTLIAQRLEPTIMLTLTTIIFTIVVAVPLGTLAAWKQGSLIDRAVMLFSVAGFSVPVFVLGYILIYIVSIQLRWLPVQGYKSMFTDGVIPFFRHIILPTITLSVIFIALIARMTRASVMEVLQEDYVRTARAKGQSEFKVLMKHAVRNAAVPIVTVIGLGIALLIGGVVVTESVYNIPGLGRLVLDAVLKRDYPIIQGLILLFSFVYIVINLLIDLSYTLFDPRIKY, encoded by the coding sequence GTGGTCTTCTATATTCTCAAGCGAATTCTGGCGACAATACCTGTCATGGGTGTGGTCGCGCTGTTTGTGTTCCTGATGCTGCGCCTGTCGCCCGGTGACCCGGCTGCCGTGATCGCCGGTGACTATGCCACCACCGAGGATATTCTCCGGATCCGGGAAAATCTCGGCCTCAACGATCCCATTGTAGTGCAGTTTACCAAGTGGATCGGCCAGCTTGTCCAGGGCGATCTGGGGATTTCCATTTTCACCAACCTGCCGGTGACCACGCTGATTGCGCAGCGGCTCGAGCCGACCATCATGCTCACGCTGACCACCATCATTTTCACCATTGTTGTTGCAGTGCCGCTCGGTACGCTGGCGGCCTGGAAGCAGGGCAGCCTGATTGACCGGGCCGTCATGCTGTTTTCAGTGGCCGGCTTTTCGGTGCCGGTGTTCGTGCTCGGTTACATCCTGATCTACATCGTGTCGATCCAGCTCAGATGGCTGCCGGTGCAGGGTTACAAGTCGATGTTCACCGACGGTGTCATACCGTTCTTCCGGCACATAATCCTGCCCACCATCACCTTGTCGGTGATCTTTATCGCGCTCATTGCCCGCATGACACGGGCCTCGGTCATGGAGGTGCTGCAGGAAGATTATGTGCGCACCGCGCGCGCCAAGGGCCAGAGCGAATTCAAGGTGCTGATGAAGCATGCGGTGCGCAATGCGGCCGTGCCCATCGTTACCGTCATCGGCCTGGGTATCGCGTTACTGATCGGCGGCGTGGTGGTTACCGAAAGCGTTTACAACATTCCCGGCCTTGGCAGGCTGGTGCTTGATGCGGTCCTGAAGCGCGATTATCCGATTATCCAGGGGCTCATTCTGCTGTTCAGCTTTGTCTACATCGTGATCAACCTGCTGATTGACCTGAGCTACACCTTGTTTGACCCGAGGATCAAATACTGA